One Aegilops tauschii subsp. strangulata cultivar AL8/78 chromosome 7, Aet v6.0, whole genome shotgun sequence genomic window carries:
- the LOC123494982 gene encoding S-locus-specific glycoprotein S6-like, with product MSLIIATFAALSLCFAPAPGAAAISARRPLRGNDTLVSAQGNFELGLFSPAGSSDGRFYLGVWYKNIPGQTVVWVGNRASPLSGVASAELRVSANDGNLELIGPTAASASPVVVWSSNLSSSSPGLNNTAEFRDNFLC from the coding sequence ATGTCGTTGATCATTGCCACTTTTGCAGCCCTTTCTTTGTGCTTCGCCCCTGCTCCTGGTGCAGCGGCGATCTCGGCGCGGCGTCCGCTGCGGGGCAACGACACGCTGGTCTCGGCGCAGGGCAACTTTGAGCTCGGCCTGTTCAGCCCCGCTGGCAGCTCCGACGGCAGGTTCTACCTCGGGGTCTGGTACAAGAACATCCCCGGCCAGACCGTTGTCTGGGTTGGCAACCGCGCGAGTCCATTGTCAGGCGTCGCCTCCGCCGAGCTCCGAGTCTCTGCCAATGACGGCAACCTCGAGCTCATCGGTCCCACCGCTGCCTCTGCCTCGCCGGTCGTCGTGTGGTCATCGAACCTGTCGTCATCGTCACCGGGCTTGAACAACACGGCGGAGTTTCGCGACAACTTCCTATGTTAA